A single genomic interval of Polaribacter vadi harbors:
- the pelA gene encoding pectate lyase, with protein MKLIENTLKFIFLIIALTFSESLFSQVHNQSWKNIIHQNKDDWFKTNEAKEIAENVLLYQREIGGWPKNIQMQNPLSEAEKQHLKALKSSTKEITTDNGATIQEMLFLSKMYAQNKDKKYENAFLKGLDYLLAAQYENGGWPQFYPLKKGYYTHITYNDDSMVNILNLLKEIKNNTNFYAIKPADDVLKKIEIAFQKGIDCILKTQYKQNGILTVWCAQHDENTLLPAKARAYELPSLSGAESAEIVMLLMSIENPSKEIVNAVESAVSWFEKVKITGLKEVKTYNEKGRIIDKKMIPDENAPAIWARFSELEDNTPFFCDRDGIKKATLAEIGSERRNGYAWYKTTPQKVLNKYPKWKEKISKSKTVKIKDEYNVTVSKNGKGDYTTIQQAINNSKSFPYKRVTIFIKDGIYYEKVKIHEWNSNITLVGESKEKTIITFDDYFDKINLGRNSTFFTPTLLVEANNVLLKNLTIENAAGEVGQAVALAVSSDEVAVINCNLLGNQDTLYASGKGKQYYKDCYIEGTTDFIFGSATAFFENCQIHSKKDSYITAASTLKESEFGYVFKDCKITSDENVTKVYLGRPWRIYAKTVFINSNLGKHILAVGWHNWSKPEAEKTTFYAEFKNLGDGFHPNERAKWSHQLNDDEAKKYTLKNVLGTFKNSSKKEWYENL; from the coding sequence ATGAAACTGATAGAAAATACTTTAAAATTCATATTTTTAATAATTGCTTTAACGTTTAGTGAATCTCTTTTTTCACAAGTTCATAATCAATCTTGGAAAAATATAATTCATCAAAATAAAGATGATTGGTTTAAAACGAATGAAGCCAAAGAAATTGCAGAAAATGTATTATTGTATCAACGTGAAATTGGGGGTTGGCCAAAAAATATTCAGATGCAAAACCCTTTGTCTGAAGCTGAAAAACAACATTTAAAAGCATTAAAATCTAGTACAAAAGAAATTACTACAGATAATGGAGCAACCATTCAAGAAATGCTTTTTTTATCTAAAATGTATGCGCAAAATAAAGATAAAAAGTATGAAAATGCATTTTTAAAAGGACTGGATTATCTGCTAGCAGCACAATATGAAAATGGAGGTTGGCCACAATTTTATCCTCTAAAAAAAGGCTATTATACTCATATTACGTATAATGATGATTCTATGGTAAATATTTTAAATTTATTAAAAGAGATTAAAAATAACACCAATTTTTACGCTATAAAACCTGCTGATGACGTACTTAAAAAAATAGAAATTGCTTTTCAAAAAGGTATTGATTGCATCTTAAAAACCCAATACAAGCAAAATGGAATTTTAACTGTTTGGTGTGCGCAACATGATGAAAATACTTTGCTGCCTGCAAAAGCAAGAGCGTATGAATTACCTTCTTTAAGTGGTGCAGAATCTGCAGAAATTGTAATGTTGTTGATGTCGATAGAAAACCCATCTAAAGAAATTGTAAACGCAGTTGAAAGTGCTGTTTCATGGTTTGAAAAAGTAAAAATTACTGGTTTAAAGGAAGTGAAAACCTATAATGAAAAAGGGAGAATAATAGATAAAAAAATGATTCCTGATGAAAATGCTCCTGCAATTTGGGCACGATTTAGTGAATTAGAAGATAACACGCCTTTTTTTTGTGATAGAGATGGTATTAAAAAAGCTACGTTAGCAGAAATTGGTTCAGAGCGCAGAAATGGCTATGCTTGGTACAAAACAACTCCACAAAAAGTATTAAATAAATATCCAAAATGGAAAGAAAAGATTTCTAAAAGTAAAACTGTAAAAATTAAAGATGAATATAATGTTACTGTTTCTAAAAACGGAAAAGGAGATTATACAACTATTCAACAAGCCATAAATAACTCCAAATCTTTTCCTTATAAAAGAGTTACAATTTTCATAAAAGATGGGATTTATTATGAAAAAGTAAAAATTCATGAATGGAATTCAAACATTACTTTAGTTGGTGAAAGTAAAGAAAAAACCATTATTACTTTTGATGATTATTTTGATAAAATAAATTTAGGTAGAAATAGCACTTTTTTTACACCAACACTTTTGGTAGAAGCAAACAATGTACTCCTTAAAAATTTAACCATAGAAAACGCAGCAGGAGAAGTTGGTCAAGCTGTTGCTTTGGCTGTTTCTTCAGATGAAGTTGCTGTTATTAATTGCAACCTTTTAGGCAATCAAGACACGTTGTATGCTTCAGGAAAAGGCAAGCAATATTATAAAGATTGTTACATAGAAGGCACAACAGATTTTATTTTTGGAAGTGCAACTGCGTTTTTTGAAAACTGTCAAATACATAGTAAAAAAGATTCTTACATTACTGCTGCATCAACTTTAAAAGAGAGTGAATTTGGCTATGTTTTTAAAGATTGTAAAATTACATCCGATGAAAATGTTACCAAAGTTTATTTAGGAAGACCTTGGCGAATTTATGCAAAAACTGTTTTTATAAACAGTAATTTAGGAAAACATATTTTGGCTGTTGGATGGCATAATTGGTCAAAACCAGAAGCAGAAAAAACTACATTTTATGCAGAATTTAAAAACTTGGGTGATGGATTTCATCCAAATGAAAGAGCAAAATGGTCTCATCAGTTAAATGATGATGAAGCAAAAAAGTATACTCTTAAAAATGTTTTAGGTACATTTAAAAATTCATCAAAAAAAGAATGGTATGAAAATTTATAA
- a CDS encoding Gfo/Idh/MocA family oxidoreductase, which yields MTSINAALCSFGMSGHLFHAPFIDVNPKLNLYGVLERTKNVAEKKYPNIKTFRSLDDLLNDDAIDLVIINTPNLTHFDFTKKVIEAGKHVVVEKPFTVTTAQAEELIALAKSKNVKLSVYHNRRWDSDFKTVQKILNEGVLGDIVEAEFHYDRFEPELSYKTHKEKPTEGVGSLYDLGSHLIDQALHLFGMPKSVFATLNSFRNNSKVADYFDVKLYYKSHYVTLKSSYFVLEPLAAYSIHGKNGSFIKSKADIQETTLQKEIKPDSKNWGIEPESQKGILHSIKNGESKKELVSTEKGDYMEYYNLIAEAILNDKKLPVSANEAKNVIKIIEAALLSNQEKRVVDLS from the coding sequence ATGACATCTATAAATGCAGCATTATGTTCTTTTGGTATGAGTGGCCATCTATTTCATGCGCCTTTTATTGATGTAAATCCTAAATTAAATTTATATGGGGTTTTAGAACGCACAAAAAATGTAGCTGAAAAAAAATACCCAAACATCAAAACATTTCGTTCTTTAGATGATTTGTTGAATGATGATGCAATAGATTTGGTTATTATAAACACCCCAAATTTAACACATTTCGATTTTACTAAAAAAGTAATTGAAGCAGGGAAACATGTTGTTGTAGAAAAGCCTTTTACAGTTACAACTGCACAAGCAGAAGAACTAATTGCTTTAGCAAAAAGTAAAAATGTAAAGCTTTCTGTATATCATAATAGAAGATGGGATAGCGATTTTAAAACGGTTCAAAAAATACTAAACGAAGGTGTTTTAGGTGATATTGTTGAAGCTGAATTTCATTATGATCGTTTTGAACCAGAATTAAGTTATAAAACGCATAAAGAAAAACCCACAGAAGGTGTGGGTAGTTTGTATGATTTGGGTTCGCATTTAATAGACCAAGCATTACATTTATTTGGGATGCCAAAAAGCGTTTTTGCTACTTTAAATAGTTTTAGAAACAACTCTAAAGTGGCAGATTATTTTGACGTAAAACTGTATTATAAATCACATTATGTTACTTTAAAATCTAGCTATTTTGTTCTAGAACCACTTGCAGCCTATAGCATTCATGGTAAAAATGGTTCTTTTATAAAATCGAAAGCAGACATACAAGAAACAACACTTCAAAAGGAAATAAAACCCGATTCTAAAAACTGGGGAATTGAGCCAGAATCTCAAAAAGGGATACTTCATAGTATAAAAAATGGAGAATCTAAAAAAGAATTAGTATCCACAGAAAAAGGAGATTATATGGAATATTATAATCTTATTGCAGAGGCTATTCTAAATGATAAAAAATTGCCTGTAAGCGCAAATGAAGCAAAAAATGTTATCAAGATTATTGAAGCTGCTTTGTTAAGTAATCAAGAAAAAAGAGTTGTAGATTTATCATAA
- a CDS encoding glycoside hydrolase family 88/105 protein, whose translation MKKIIIIVLVVFGLFTSCKKEVKKTETKEDLIVSKDLKWSERMALSEINRFPDPTLLDFNKKPKWTYTPGLVLQAISRVYEQNKNQELLDYIYKYTDKIIEEDGTIKTYKMSNYNLDMIKSGDIIYYLYNKKNEPKLLKVMDTLHKQLEGQPTTSEGGYWHKKVYPYQMWLDGVYMAEPFHTKYATTIIKDENVRNNIYDHIVKQFDLIEKHSKDKSTGLYFHGWDESKEQRWANKETGLSQHFWSRGMGWYSMALVDVLDYLPKEHEGYNKLIGYLNGFAEAIVKHQDAKTGTWYQVVNLPNKEGNYIEATGTSMFTYTLAKGVNKGYLPAKYLENAKKAYQGILDNFISVEENGVVNLNRCCAVAGLGGNPYRDGSFEYYIGEKIRANDPKGTGPFIMASLELNK comes from the coding sequence ATGAAAAAAATAATAATAATAGTTTTAGTAGTTTTTGGTCTTTTTACAAGTTGTAAAAAAGAAGTAAAAAAAACAGAAACAAAAGAAGATTTAATAGTTTCTAAAGATTTAAAATGGTCAGAAAGAATGGCGTTGTCAGAAATTAATCGTTTTCCAGATCCTACTTTGCTAGATTTTAATAAAAAACCAAAATGGACTTATACCCCTGGTTTAGTTTTGCAGGCTATATCTAGAGTTTATGAACAAAATAAGAATCAAGAATTATTAGACTATATCTATAAATATACTGATAAAATTATTGAAGAAGATGGTACCATAAAAACATATAAAATGTCTAATTATAACTTAGATATGATAAAATCTGGAGATATTATTTATTATCTATACAACAAAAAAAATGAGCCAAAACTTTTAAAAGTTATGGATACGCTTCACAAACAATTAGAAGGGCAACCAACTACATCAGAAGGAGGTTATTGGCATAAAAAGGTATATCCATATCAAATGTGGTTAGATGGTGTATATATGGCAGAACCTTTTCATACAAAATATGCAACTACAATTATTAAAGATGAAAATGTTAGAAACAATATTTATGATCATATTGTGAAGCAATTCGATTTAATAGAAAAGCACAGTAAAGATAAAAGTACAGGGTTGTATTTTCATGGTTGGGATGAAAGTAAAGAACAACGTTGGGCAAATAAAGAAACAGGACTTTCGCAACATTTTTGGTCTAGAGGAATGGGTTGGTATAGCATGGCTTTAGTTGATGTATTGGATTATTTACCAAAAGAACATGAAGGTTACAATAAACTTATTGGCTATTTAAACGGTTTTGCAGAAGCAATTGTAAAACATCAAGATGCTAAAACTGGTACTTGGTATCAAGTAGTTAATTTACCAAACAAAGAAGGGAATTATATAGAAGCAACAGGAACATCAATGTTTACTTATACTTTAGCAAAAGGTGTTAATAAAGGATATTTACCAGCAAAATATTTAGAAAATGCAAAAAAAGCATATCAAGGAATTTTAGATAATTTTATTTCTGTTGAAGAAAATGGAGTTGTAAATTTAAATAGATGTTGTGCAGTTGCAGGTTTAGGAGGAAACCCATATAGAGATGGAAGTTTTGAGTATTATATTGGCGAAAAAATTAGAGCAAATGATCCTAAAGGAACAGGTCCTTTTATAATGGCTTCTTTAGAACTAAATAAATAA
- a CDS encoding cupin domain-containing protein — protein MKSLSQKNISVIFFFFLLVSFNVKGQEKTYTIQECVNTFSEDKTVKTKVGYQYWFADKDFLDGRTIKMSVVAPGKSTHAPHKHIEDEFFYVLEGTAKFYLNGKEVIVKENTSLYCPSFSMHGISNAGVTELKYLVIKKYQKK, from the coding sequence ATGAAAAGTTTGTCTCAAAAGAATATTTCTGTCATTTTTTTCTTTTTTCTTTTGGTTAGTTTTAATGTAAAAGGGCAAGAAAAAACATACACTATACAAGAATGTGTAAATACTTTTTCTGAAGATAAAACAGTTAAAACCAAAGTTGGTTATCAATATTGGTTTGCGGATAAAGATTTTTTAGACGGACGAACTATAAAAATGAGTGTTGTTGCTCCAGGAAAATCTACACATGCACCTCATAAACACATAGAAGATGAGTTTTTTTATGTTTTAGAAGGTACTGCAAAGTTTTATTTAAATGGTAAAGAGGTTATTGTAAAAGAAAATACAAGTTTATACTGCCCATCTTTTAGTATGCATGGAATAAGCAATGCAGGAGTAACAGAATTAAAATATCTAGTCATCAAAAAATATCAAAAAAAATAA
- a CDS encoding DUF4861 family protein, which yields MKTLQFIAVSFCFLAIVGCKNEPKKETIKSEKVAEKAKTYAEISIAEGGKWIDGTRGHEEYDGGTSFKNVTNLRVPDKHTDHTWYIRYEGPGWESNKVGYRLYLDWRNAIDIFGKKTDSMVLSKVGQDGFDSYHEPEAWGQDILKVGSGLGVGSIGRLVNDKMFHFKEVDSTFASIENGAKQSSITIDYHGWKTADDKIDLKSTLSIQPDSRITKHTIIPSKEINGIVTGVIDHKVAYFAKESDNKKWGYIATYGIQTLVPDNLGMAVFYKTDDASEVKKGEFDYLVEFKPTTKPIEFYFLGAWEQEPNGIKTQEEFLKYLDDKLLELNNNNKF from the coding sequence ATGAAAACATTACAATTTATAGCAGTATCATTTTGCTTTTTAGCAATTGTTGGATGCAAAAATGAACCAAAAAAGGAAACTATAAAATCAGAAAAGGTTGCTGAAAAAGCTAAAACTTACGCAGAAATTTCAATAGCTGAAGGAGGAAAATGGATTGATGGAACTAGAGGTCATGAAGAATATGATGGAGGAACATCATTTAAAAACGTAACAAATTTAAGAGTTCCAGATAAACATACAGACCATACTTGGTATATTCGTTATGAAGGTCCAGGTTGGGAAAGCAATAAAGTAGGTTACAGATTGTATTTAGATTGGCGAAATGCAATTGATATTTTTGGTAAAAAAACAGATTCTATGGTGCTATCTAAAGTTGGGCAAGATGGGTTTGATTCTTACCATGAACCTGAAGCTTGGGGACAAGATATTTTAAAAGTTGGTAGTGGATTAGGTGTTGGTTCTATTGGTAGATTAGTAAATGATAAAATGTTTCATTTTAAAGAAGTAGATTCTACTTTTGCTTCTATAGAAAATGGCGCAAAACAATCTTCTATCACTATAGATTACCATGGATGGAAAACAGCTGATGATAAAATCGATTTAAAATCTACATTAAGTATTCAGCCAGATTCACGTATTACAAAGCACACTATAATTCCATCAAAAGAAATTAACGGAATTGTTACTGGAGTAATAGACCATAAAGTAGCGTATTTTGCTAAAGAAAGTGATAATAAAAAATGGGGATATATTGCAACTTATGGTATACAAACTTTAGTGCCAGATAATTTAGGAATGGCTGTTTTTTATAAAACAGATGATGCTTCAGAAGTTAAAAAAGGGGAGTTTGATTATTTAGTTGAATTTAAACCCACAACAAAACCAATAGAATTTTATTTTTTAGGAGCTTGGGAGCAAGAACCTAATGGAATTAAAACACAAGAAGAATTTCTAAAATACTTAGATGATAAATTGTTAGAACTAAACAACAATAATAAATTTTAG
- a CDS encoding alpha/beta hydrolase, with protein MYKLIIFWFLFLMCSSTVFAVQEIKKDTSYTVNSSFLKYKKKFPAIEIVKTKRFKNVTEKATITYKTLENRNLYLDAFINDSDKNPAVILVHGGGWKSGNKSHMKPLAQVLASKGYSCFVIEYRLSDEAKYPAAIFDVKKAIQFIKENAKEFHVDTTKIAILGASSGAQMATLIGTTNNNLKFEENHQNQVSSTVNAIINLDGILAFKHPESKEGKVASLWLGGTFNEKPTVWQEASALTHVDEKTPPILFINSQYERFHAGRDDMIKILDKNNIYNQVETFPNSPHTFWLFHPYFNKTVHYITKFLDKTLKNK; from the coding sequence GTGTATAAATTAATTATTTTTTGGTTTTTATTTTTGATGTGCTCATCAACAGTATTTGCTGTTCAAGAAATTAAAAAAGATACAAGTTACACAGTAAATAGTTCGTTTTTAAAATACAAAAAGAAATTCCCAGCAATAGAAATTGTAAAAACAAAACGGTTTAAGAATGTAACTGAAAAAGCAACTATTACATACAAAACTTTAGAAAACAGAAACCTGTATTTAGATGCTTTTATCAATGATTCTGATAAAAACCCTGCAGTAATTTTAGTTCATGGTGGAGGGTGGAAATCAGGGAATAAATCTCACATGAAACCCTTAGCTCAAGTTCTTGCTTCTAAAGGATATTCTTGTTTTGTAATTGAATACAGATTGTCTGATGAAGCAAAATATCCTGCAGCAATTTTTGATGTAAAAAAAGCAATACAATTTATCAAAGAAAACGCAAAAGAATTTCATGTAGATACTACTAAAATTGCAATTTTAGGTGCTTCATCAGGAGCGCAAATGGCAACATTAATTGGCACAACAAACAATAATTTAAAGTTTGAAGAAAATCATCAAAACCAAGTTTCATCAACCGTAAATGCTATCATAAATTTAGATGGAATACTAGCTTTTAAACATCCAGAATCTAAAGAAGGAAAAGTAGCAAGTTTATGGTTAGGAGGCACTTTTAATGAAAAACCAACAGTTTGGCAAGAAGCATCTGCATTAACACATGTAGATGAAAAAACGCCACCAATTTTATTTATCAATAGTCAATATGAACGGTTTCATGCTGGTAGAGATGATATGATTAAAATTCTAGATAAAAACAATATTTATAATCAAGTAGAAACATTTCCAAACAGTCCTCATACTTTTTGGTTATTTCATCCATATTTTAATAAAACAGTTCATTACATAACTAAATTTTTAGACAAAACTTTAAAAAATAAATAA
- a CDS encoding glycoside hydrolase family 28 protein translates to MLNQYFSIKTLKVNFSILLFLFFYISCKQEPNKALTSNSVWDKMDTIVASVKEPTFNDKVFNIIDFGAIADGETYNTEAFAKAIQNCTNSGGGTVFVPKGKYITGAIHLENNVNLHLEEGAEILFSTNPKDYYPLVATSYEGVELMNYSPLIYANNKTNVAVTGKGVLNGQASNENWWAWCGKEVYGWEKGSPMQRDSLNLPRLMKMGDDGVPLKDRVFGDNHFLRPNFIEFYECKNVMLKGVKIINAPFWIIHPFKSNNVIVDGVTVESHGPNNDGCDPEYSKNVIIKNCTFNTGDDCIAIKAGRDGDGRRVAIKTENIVVQNCKMIDGHGGVVIGSEMSAGVSNVFVENCTMDSPELDRAIRIKTNSRRGGTVDGVYVRNIEIGQVKEAVLKVNMHYATYTNQTGEFIPKIRNILLENVKVKNGGSFGILANGYEESPIENITFRNVKIDKVDEAFSLKHVKNLKLIDTYINGSLMQSPD, encoded by the coding sequence ATGTTAAACCAATATTTTTCAATCAAAACTCTTAAAGTAAATTTTTCCATTTTACTTTTTTTATTCTTTTACATTTCCTGTAAGCAAGAACCTAATAAAGCGTTAACATCTAATTCTGTTTGGGATAAAATGGATACTATTGTTGCAAGTGTAAAAGAACCTACTTTTAATGATAAAGTTTTTAATATTATTGATTTTGGTGCTATTGCTGATGGAGAAACCTATAACACAGAGGCTTTTGCAAAAGCAATTCAAAATTGTACTAATAGTGGAGGAGGTACTGTTTTTGTACCAAAAGGAAAATATATTACAGGTGCAATTCATTTAGAAAACAATGTTAATCTTCATTTAGAAGAAGGTGCTGAAATTTTATTTAGTACCAATCCAAAGGACTATTACCCTTTAGTTGCTACCTCTTATGAAGGTGTAGAACTCATGAATTACTCTCCATTAATCTACGCAAACAATAAAACAAATGTTGCAGTAACAGGTAAAGGAGTTTTAAACGGACAAGCTTCAAACGAGAATTGGTGGGCTTGGTGTGGTAAAGAAGTTTATGGTTGGGAAAAAGGTTCACCTATGCAAAGAGATAGCCTTAACCTTCCTAGATTAATGAAAATGGGAGATGATGGTGTTCCTTTAAAAGATAGAGTTTTTGGCGATAATCATTTTTTACGTCCAAATTTTATTGAGTTTTATGAATGTAAAAATGTGATGCTTAAAGGTGTGAAAATTATAAATGCTCCTTTCTGGATTATTCATCCTTTTAAATCTAATAATGTAATTGTAGATGGAGTAACTGTAGAAAGTCATGGGCCAAATAATGATGGTTGTGATCCAGAATATTCTAAAAACGTAATTATAAAAAATTGTACTTTTAATACTGGTGATGACTGTATAGCTATTAAAGCTGGTAGAGATGGAGATGGAAGAAGAGTGGCTATAAAAACAGAAAACATTGTTGTTCAAAATTGTAAAATGATAGATGGTCATGGAGGTGTTGTAATTGGAAGCGAAATGTCTGCAGGAGTTAGCAATGTATTTGTAGAAAATTGTACGATGGATAGTCCAGAATTAGATAGAGCAATTAGAATTAAAACAAACTCTAGAAGAGGAGGAACTGTAGATGGCGTTTATGTAAGAAACATTGAAATTGGTCAAGTAAAAGAAGCGGTTTTAAAAGTAAACATGCATTACGCAACTTACACAAATCAAACAGGTGAATTTATACCTAAAATAAGAAACATTCTATTAGAAAATGTAAAAGTTAAAAACGGTGGTTCTTTCGGAATTTTAGCAAATGGTTATGAAGAATCTCCAATCGAAAACATCACTTTTAGAAATGTAAAAATTGATAAAGTTGATGAAGCTTTTTCTTTAAAACATGTAAAAAATTTAAAATTAATAGACACCTATATCAATGGCTCTTTAATGCAAAGCCCTGATTAA
- a CDS encoding LacI family DNA-binding transcriptional regulator, protein MTKKTTIYDIAKKLNITAATVSRALNNNPKISEKTKELVFKTASGMNYEQNKLAQALKSGKSFNVGVIVPRIDSNFFSSVIRGIEEELYPEGYHVIICQTHDQQELEIKNINSLLNAQVDGILMSISNAKLEKNAVFNNLVKKNVPLIFFDRKKDIKNVSSITIDDFKGGYEATSHLIQQGCKRIAHLSNNRNLEIFKNRYLGYKQALLDNNIPFDESLVVETFSKVIEGREKTRLLLQMDNPPDAIFSSSDFSALGAIEEIKESGLRIPEDICVVGFSNEPFTKFMELSISSIDQSPMEMGKITARMFLDEVASEVKVKLEKHVVLTPTLIARKSSLKI, encoded by the coding sequence ATGACAAAAAAAACAACAATTTATGATATTGCTAAAAAACTAAACATTACTGCAGCAACTGTTTCTAGAGCTTTAAATAATAATCCTAAAATAAGTGAAAAAACCAAAGAATTAGTTTTTAAAACTGCTTCAGGAATGAATTATGAGCAAAATAAACTTGCTCAAGCTCTTAAAAGTGGTAAAAGTTTTAATGTTGGTGTAATTGTTCCAAGAATTGATAGCAATTTTTTTAGTTCTGTAATTCGTGGAATTGAAGAAGAATTATATCCAGAAGGTTATCATGTAATTATTTGTCAAACTCATGATCAACAAGAATTAGAGATAAAGAATATAAATTCTCTTTTAAACGCACAAGTAGATGGAATTTTAATGTCTATCTCGAATGCAAAGTTAGAAAAGAATGCTGTCTTTAATAATCTTGTTAAAAAAAACGTACCTCTTATCTTTTTTGATAGAAAAAAAGACATAAAAAATGTTAGTTCTATAACAATTGATGATTTTAAAGGTGGTTATGAAGCAACAAGTCACTTAATACAGCAAGGTTGCAAACGTATAGCTCATTTATCAAATAACCGTAATTTAGAAATTTTTAAAAATAGATATTTAGGATATAAACAAGCACTTTTAGATAATAATATACCTTTTGATGAAAGTTTAGTTGTGGAAACTTTTAGTAAAGTTATAGAAGGTAGAGAAAAAACGAGACTTTTGTTACAAATGGATAATCCTCCAGACGCTATTTTTTCTTCTAGTGATTTTTCTGCACTAGGAGCTATTGAGGAGATTAAAGAAAGTGGATTGAGAATTCCAGAAGATATTTGTGTTGTTGGCTTTAGTAATGAACCATTTACAAAGTTTATGGAACTTTCTATATCTTCTATAGATCAATCACCAATGGAAATGGGTAAAATAACTGCACGTATGTTTCTTGATGAAGTTGCGAGTGAAGTTAAAGTAAAATTAGAAAAACACGTTGTGTTAACCCCTACATTAATTGCAAGAAAATCATCTTTAAAGATTTAA